In Paludibaculum fermentans, the genomic stretch GAAGTTATGGAGCACGGCGATTTCCACCGCAGCGGCCGTGGCGAGGAGGTAATTCCAGTGCAGCAGTCCGGCAAACAACTGAAGGGCGGCCAGTTGGACCGCGATGCCCAGCAACCCCACGGCGTTGAACTTGAGCCAGCGCGCGCCGACGCTCACCAGGTTGTCTCTTCCCGGTAGAGTTGGGCCGTGTGCTTCGCAATGGAGTGAACCACGATCACCAGCATACCCCCGATTCCGCAGGCGCCACCGACATCGAAGAGCAGAAACTGATGTCCAAAGAGGGTCACAACCGGCTTCCACAATAGCGCCGCATTGCCGATGACCAGCAGCAGGCGCAGTTCCGTGGGACTGAAGGCGCCAAAGCTGATCTGAAACTTGCCGACGGTATAAGTGGCCAGGAAAACTTCGATGCTGAGCAACAGATAGGCCACCAATAATGCAGCGGCAATTCCAGGACTCATATATCCGGAAATAGCGAGTCCGCCAAATAAGAAGATGGACCCGGCGGAATCGAGGATGTGGTCGAGGTAGAAGCCGTAGCGAGGCCGCTGCTGGTTGCGGACCCGGGCGAGGGTGCCGTCGAGGCTGTCGCCAAACCAGTTCAGGGCAAGGCATAGCGTGACCGCGGCCAAGCCAGCCGCCGGATTGCTGGCGGCCCAGTAATAGCAGGCTCCGGCGGCCACCATGGCCAGGAAGCCGAGGGCGGTGAGGTGATCGGAATTGACGGATCGTGGCAGATGTTGAGCGAAGTGGATGAGCGCGCGCTTTTCGAGAGACGACAGGAGGCTGGTCTGTTGCCGTGCAGCGGGCTGGAACTCTTTTTGGGTATCTGGTGTCACGCTGGAAATTGTCATATTGTAAGCGCTCCTTTGCATTTATGCGGAAAGATTTCGGGAACAAAGCACTGGGTCTGTTGTCCAATGGTGCAGAAGATTGGAATCGCAGGCGCCGGCGACGAACGAGAAAAAGAAAGGCACGTATATGTTCGAGCAAAGCTTCGTCGAGGGAACCGTCAAAACGAATCGGGGATGGCCTGTTGTCGTCTCCTCATGCCTGCAAGTCACCCTGATCAGCGTGGGTGTGCTTGTCCCGCTGATGAATCCGGAAATGCTGCCACGCAATGGAATACTGAGCACGTACCTGGCCACTCCGCCGCTGCCGCCGGCGCCGCCTCCGCCGGCTCAGCCAAGAGAGCAGATGGCGACTCGTAAAGCCGCGCCGCCGCAGTACCGAGACGGGCGGGTATTCGCATACAACCGGATACCCGCGAAGCCGGCCATGATCGAGGACCCCCCGGAGGTGAGCGACCGGGTGGGCGTTGTTGGTGGAATCGAAAACGGGGTTCCGAACGGGCTGAGCAACTCGCTCATCAACCAACTCGCAAATACTCCGCCCAAACCGGCGGATCCTCCTCCGGCGGCTAAGCCGGTCGTGCAGCAGCAGAAACCGATTGAGCGCACGAGGCTCGGCGGCAATGTGCTGGAGGCAAAGATCATCTCCCGCAAGATGCCTGTTTACCCGAAGATCGCACTCCAAGCGAGGCTGCAGGGCGTGGTCACCTTCACCGCCATCATCGCCAGAGATGGCACCATCCAGCAGTTGCAACTGGTCTCGGGCCATCCATTGTTCATTGAGGCCGCGACCGAAGCCGTCAGGCAGTGGCGCTACCGGCCGACCCTGTTGAACGGCGAACCGGTGGAAGTGGTGGCGCCCATCGAAGTGAAGTTCATCCTGAACAATTGACGAGTCTCCTTGCCGGGTCTTTGCCCGATTCTCCATCGAGGGCGAGCCTCCCCCTGCGGCTCCGCTCGTTACGGCAGGCCTCCGTACCCCCGGAGGCCTGCCATTTGTGTTATGCAGGTTACCGGCATGAATCGCCTCATCCTGCTCACTTCTCTACTCGCCGCCTCCGTGCTTGGCGGCCAATGGCTGGACTACACGGGAGGTAAGGGCCCCGGCAAGGGCAAGCACATTGTGCTGGTCGGCGGGGACGAAGAGTACCGGTCGGAGGAGGCGCTGCCGCAACTGGCGAAGATCCTCTCGACGCGGCACGGCTTCCATTGCACCGTGCTGTTCGCCATCGACCGCAAGGACGGCACGATCAACCCGGATCAGAACGACAACATCCCCGGGCTGGAGGCCCTGGACAAGGCCGACCTCATGATTCTGTTCACACGCTTCCGCGATCTGCCCGACGATCAGATGAAGCACGTGGTGGATTATGTGAACTCGGGCCGGCCGATTGTCGGACTGCGGACGGCCACCCATGCGTTCCTGCTCAAGACGAGTGCAACGTACAAGCGTTACAGTTATAACAGCAAGGAGTGGGATGGCGGCTTCGGCCGGCAGATTCTGGGAGAGACGTGGATCAACCACCACGGCAGGCATGCGATCGAGAGTACGCGCGGGATTTTCGCTCCAGGTCAAGAGCGGCATCCCATTCTCCGCGGCATTCGCAGCGGAGAGATCTGGGCGCCCAGCGACGTGTACACGACAAAGCAGCCCCTGTTTGGCGACAGCTTGCCGTTGGTTTTCGGCCAGGTATTGGCCGGCATGAAGCCGGACGATCCGGCGCTGCCCGGACCGAAGAACGATCCCATGATGCCGGTGGCGTGGACCAAAACCTACGTCTCGGAGAGTGGCAAGCGCGGCCGGGTTTTTACGACTACAATGGGCGCTGCCAACGATTTGCAGAACGAAGCGCTACGGCGCCTTGTAGTGAATGGTTGTTACTGGGCCATGGGCCTGGAAAAGAAGCTCCCCGCTAAGAGCAACGTTGATCTGATTGGAGACTACCGGCCTTCCCCGTTCAAGTTCGGTGGTTTCGTGAAGGGCATAAAGCCGTCGGACCTGGAGTCGAAATGAAGATTGAGAAAGCGGTCGTTATCGGGACCGGAATGATGGGGCCGGGGATTGCGGCGACGCTGGCGCTGGGGGGCGTCTCGTCGACCATCGCGAGCCGGACCGAGGCTGGGGCCCAGAAGGGGCTCGAGCAAGCCTGGAGACAATTGTCTCTGCTCGCGGAACATCAACTGATTCATGCCACGGATGTAACACGCGCCCGCCTGCTGCTGCAGGCGACCAGCAGCCTGGAAACGGCTGTGGCGGAGGCCGATCTGGTGATCGAGTCGGCTCCGGAGAACATGGAGTTCAAGCAGGAGCTGTTCGCGAAGCTGGACAAGCTGACGAGGCCGGATGCGATTCTGGCGTCGAACACGTCAGGGCTGAGCATTACAGCCATCGCATCACGCTGCCAGCATCCGGAGCGGGTGGTGACGACACACTTCTGGAATCCGCCGCATTTGATGCCGCTGGTGGAAGTAGTGCGCGGAGAGAAGAGCTCGGACGAGGTGGTGGAAACCGTCCGCGCGCTGCTGGCGCATTGCGGCAAGGTGCCGGTGGTTGTGAAGAAGGACCGGCCGGGCCAGCTCGGGAACCGCATGCAGATGGCGCTGGTGCGGGAAGCGGTGAACATCGTCCAGGAAGGCATCGCGGACGCGCGCGACGTGGATGTGGCGGCGAAGCTGGGCTTCGGGCTGCGGCTGCCGGTGTATGGAGTGCTGGAGCATCAGGATCTGGTGGGCCTGGAACTGGGCCGGCAGATCTGCGGCTATGTGGCGGCCGATTTGAATAACGACCCCAAGGCTCCGGCGCTGTTCGACAGGAAGATCGCGGCGGGCGAGACGGGCGCAACGGCGGGACGCGGCTTTCACGAATGGCCGGCGGGCACGGCAACCGAGGTCAAAGCCCGGCGGGACCGGTTCCTCATCGATTGCCTGCGGCGCGGCGTCGTGGCCAGCGCCAGCCCGGCGCGGGCCAAGGAAGAGCACAAGGAAGCGGTGCCGCTCTGGTAGCGCCGTCCCTGTAGTCCCGCTCTGAAATGCCAGTGGCGGTGAGTCGCGATAGAATCGAAGGGCTTATGAAGCCAGTACTTCGATTCCTGCTCCCGATACTCGCCCTTCTGCCCGTAGTGACCGCCCAGGTGAAGATCACCTCCGGCCCGGAGAAGGTCAGCGTCGAAATTGACGGCAAGCCGTTCACTGATTTCTTCGTCGCCGGCGCCGAGGTGACCAAGCCCTATCTGCATCCGTTGCGCGCCGCCTCCGGCACGTATGTGACGCGCATGTGGCCGATGGCCGAGGTGGCGGGTGAACCCACAGACCACAAGCACCAGCGCGGCCTTTGGTTCGCGCATGCGAAGGTCAACGAGCTGGACTTCTGGAACAACGAGGCGTCGTACACCACGAAGAATCGCGGCCGCATCGCGCTGAAGAAACTGGGCGCGGTGAAGAGCGGCAAGGACCAGGGCTCCATCCAGGCGACGTTTGAATGGATGGATATGGCCGGAGCGATCGTACTCACTGAATCGCGGCTGATGA encodes the following:
- a CDS encoding CDP-alcohol phosphatidyltransferase family protein, which encodes MTISSVTPDTQKEFQPAARQQTSLLSSLEKRALIHFAQHLPRSVNSDHLTALGFLAMVAAGACYYWAASNPAAGLAAVTLCLALNWFGDSLDGTLARVRNQQRPRYGFYLDHILDSAGSIFLFGGLAISGYMSPGIAAALLVAYLLLSIEVFLATYTVGKFQISFGAFSPTELRLLLVIGNAALLWKPVVTLFGHQFLLFDVGGACGIGGMLVIVVHSIAKHTAQLYREETTW
- a CDS encoding energy transducer TonB; this encodes MFEQSFVEGTVKTNRGWPVVVSSCLQVTLISVGVLVPLMNPEMLPRNGILSTYLATPPLPPAPPPPAQPREQMATRKAAPPQYRDGRVFAYNRIPAKPAMIEDPPEVSDRVGVVGGIENGVPNGLSNSLINQLANTPPKPADPPPAAKPVVQQQKPIERTRLGGNVLEAKIISRKMPVYPKIALQARLQGVVTFTAIIARDGTIQQLQLVSGHPLFIEAATEAVRQWRYRPTLLNGEPVEVVAPIEVKFILNN
- a CDS encoding ThuA domain-containing protein; the protein is MNRLILLTSLLAASVLGGQWLDYTGGKGPGKGKHIVLVGGDEEYRSEEALPQLAKILSTRHGFHCTVLFAIDRKDGTINPDQNDNIPGLEALDKADLMILFTRFRDLPDDQMKHVVDYVNSGRPIVGLRTATHAFLLKTSATYKRYSYNSKEWDGGFGRQILGETWINHHGRHAIESTRGIFAPGQERHPILRGIRSGEIWAPSDVYTTKQPLFGDSLPLVFGQVLAGMKPDDPALPGPKNDPMMPVAWTKTYVSESGKRGRVFTTTMGAANDLQNEALRRLVVNGCYWAMGLEKKLPAKSNVDLIGDYRPSPFKFGGFVKGIKPSDLESK
- a CDS encoding 3-hydroxyacyl-CoA dehydrogenase family protein, with the protein product MKIEKAVVIGTGMMGPGIAATLALGGVSSTIASRTEAGAQKGLEQAWRQLSLLAEHQLIHATDVTRARLLLQATSSLETAVAEADLVIESAPENMEFKQELFAKLDKLTRPDAILASNTSGLSITAIASRCQHPERVVTTHFWNPPHLMPLVEVVRGEKSSDEVVETVRALLAHCGKVPVVVKKDRPGQLGNRMQMALVREAVNIVQEGIADARDVDVAAKLGFGLRLPVYGVLEHQDLVGLELGRQICGYVAADLNNDPKAPALFDRKIAAGETGATAGRGFHEWPAGTATEVKARRDRFLIDCLRRGVVASASPARAKEEHKEAVPLW